From the Anaerolineae bacterium genome, the window CTCAGCGGAACAACCGGTTGGGCGCCGTCCAAAACGCAGGCTTCCATAGCCTCAACTTCACACAGGTAGGGATTGGTAGCCGGAATGACCACGGTCTCAACCACATCATTCCGGCTAGAAAAGACAATCTGGCTATCTTGTTTGCCACCATTGCCCGGCTTCCAGGGTTCTTTGAGCCAAATTTGCCCGTCACTGCCAATAATGTGGGCGCCCTCGCGGAAGGGGGTGCGGAAACCGGATGAAATCTGGGCCGTAATGCCGTTGGTAAATTTCATCTGGGCAGCCAGCACCACGTCAATGCCGGTTTCGCCCTTAATTTGATTTGCCCAGACGGCAACGGGAGCGCCGGCCTGGGCCATAACAATGGCCAGGCTATTGGGATAAACCCCTACATCCCATAGAGACCCACCGGCCATATTTGGATTCAAACGAATATTATTAGTGTCGGTTGCGGGTAGATAAAAGTTAAACCAACTGATGATCAGAGATAAGCGGCCCAGGTTACCGGCTTCAATCATTTCTTTAACTTTAAGAGTTTGGGGATGATGCAGGTACATAAAGGCTTCAAAAACTGTAACGTTGTTGGCTTGGGCCGCTGCTTCAACTTTATCCAACGCTTCTGGCGAGGTGACGATTGGTTTTTCGCACAATACGTGTTTGCCTGCTTCAGCGGCTTTCACGGTCCATTCCTGGTGGAAGGTATTGGGCAAAGAAATGTAGACCACCTCAATTTCCGGGTCGGCCAGCAAGGCTTCATAACTGCCGTATGCCTTGGGAATATCTTTCTCCTGGGCATACGCTTTGGCCTTATCCAGATTACGGCTGGCTACTGCGGCCAATTCACTCCGTTTGGCTTGACGGATAGGGTCAAGCAGAGCGTCATTGATCCGAGCCGTTGACAAGATTCCCCAACGGATTTTTTTAGACATTTTTACCCCTTTTGTTGACTATTTTGTATTTGTAAAAAACAAAGAGAAAATCATTCCAGAATTTTAACACCAACCACAAAAATGGTCAATACG encodes:
- a CDS encoding Gfo/Idh/MocA family oxidoreductase: MSKKIRWGILSTARINDALLDPIRQAKRSELAAVASRNLDKAKAYAQEKDIPKAYGSYEALLADPEIEVVYISLPNTFHQEWTVKAAEAGKHVLCEKPIVTSPEALDKVEAAAQANNVTVFEAFMYLHHPQTLKVKEMIEAGNLGRLSLIISWFNFYLPATDTNNIRLNPNMAGGSLWDVGVYPNSLAIVMAQAGAPVAVWANQIKGETGIDVVLAAQMKFTNGITAQISSGFRTPFREGAHIIGSDGQIWLKEPWKPGNGGKQDSQIVFSSRNDVVETVVIPATNPYLCEVEAMEACVLDGAQPVVPLSLSRDFLRSVLAMYESAKTGQPVHL